TAATAACCTTATGAATCAACATACACTCCTGATAATAGATGTAGAGATTGAGAGAAAGAGGACGAAGAGATTTATGAATGCCTGACCATGGGTCAAATAGAGTAGGTTAACTATGGTCAATGCTCAGGATATGTGGGAGAAACTGTTAGTTATGTGGGCTTGGGGAAGTAGTAGTAATGCATATAGTATGTGGGATAGGACTGGTAGTGGTATTAGGAAAGAAGCTAGAGAGGTTTTAGGGGTTTCAGGAAGTAGCTCGGGGTGGCATCAAGGGGACAGGTGGAGGAATGGAGAAGTTCACAAGAATGTGGAAGCTAAGAAGATATCCTTTGCAAAGTTAGTGGAAATTAAGGATAATGAGGAAAACCGAACTAATGGGGTCAGGTATAAATTGGTGAAGAAGGAGGCAAAGTTAGCGGTTACGACGGCTAAGACAATAGCTTATGATTGCATGTATGTAgaattaaagggaaaaggcaGGGATAAAAATTTGAACATACTGACCAAAGTGAGAGAAAAGAGGGCTCGTGACTAGGACTAAGTGAAGTGCATCAAGGATGTGGATAGAAAGGTCCTGGTGGAAGAGACACTCATTAGACGGAGGTGGCAGTCATACTTTATAAGTTGTTGAACGAAGAGGGAAACAAAAACATTACATTAGAGGAGTTGGAGGACTCAAAGAGGCATCACAATATTAATGTTGTGTATTGAGGTTGACGGTGCTATTCATAAAATGTGTGAGGGAAGAGCAACTGGACTAGACAAGATCCCAATGGAATTTTGGAAGAGTATCGGCACAATAGGGTTGTAGTGTCTTATTGGGATGTTTAATGTGGTTTTCAAGATGATAAAGATGCCCTGagaatggaggtggagtacgATGATTCTATTATACAAGAACAAGGGGGACATCTAGAATTACACCAACTATAGAGGTAGGTATTATGTTGTTGAGCCACAACATGAAAGTTTGGGTGATAGTGGTTGAGATGAGGGCGATGAAGGACGTGTCTATTTCCACGAACCAGTTTGGATTCATACTGGTGCACCCAACGACAATAGCCATTAACCTTGTTAGGAGATTGATGGATCAATTTAGGCACAGGAAAAAGGACCTTCACATGGTGTTCATCGGCCTAGAAAAGGCTTACGACTAAAAACCTAGGGTTGTTTTATGGAGAAGCCTGGAGGCTAAAGGTGTGCATGTTGCGTACACTAAGGCAATCTTAGACATGTATGATAGTGCCAAGAATCGGGTAAGGACTATGGGAGGTGAGTTAGAGTACTTCTCGATTGTGATGGTGTTGCATCAAGGATCAACTTTTACCCTATTTTTAATTTCCTTAGTGATGCAAAAATTGATGTGACATATCCAAGATGATCTACCTTGTGTATGTTACTTGCAAATGATAGAGTCCTAATTGATGAGACTCGAGGCAAAGTTAATGCTAAGTTGGAGGTTTGGAGGCATACCTTGGAGTCTAAAGGGCTCAAGTTGAGTATAACAAACACGGAATATTTGGAGTCCAAGTTCAATTCTATAATGCCTGAGGTTGGTGTAGAAGTCAGAGTGGATGCATAAGTCATTTAGAAAGGAGTGAGTTTCAAGTATCTCGAGTCTATTATCCAAGGAAAATGAGAGATTGATAATGATGTCAATCATCGTATAGTGTAGGCCTGATGAAATAAAGGCTTTCATATGaagtcttgtgtgataaaaaAGTGCCACTAAATTCAAAGGCAAGTTCTACGTTGTGATTAGACCGACaatgttgtatggagcggagtgttggctaGTCCAAATATTCcacatttaaaatatgaaaattgcGGAGATGGGGATGTTGACTTGGATGTATGGGCATAATATAAGGGACAAGATCAGGAATAAAGATATTCGAGACAAGGTAGAAGTAGCCCCAATAGGGAACAAGAAGCGGGAATCAAGATTCAGATGACTTGGACATGTGCAGAGTAAATGTGCGGATGCTCCAGCACGGAGATGTGAGAGGTTGGCTATGGAttcaggggcggacccacataGAGAGGTTCGGGTGCTTGAGCACCCATTGACCCCGACGAAAACTTTATATATGCATATAGAAAATACTGGGTAATTTATACTGTATAAAAGGCCTCATTGTTGTGTTGGTTCTGAAGGTGACTTTAAAACTTACTGACGTTCCTCCTGCGAGGGTTCGAATCCTGGTGACAACGtttattttttggttgaaaaaagCAAAACTGGAATTTCTTCTTTCATAGTTATTTGACtgttctttttatatatatttttacggTTGACTTCTTGcttatattcttttaaattgtttttcaactttttttattttttgtatttcatttactaactaaactaaaaatattagtatgcttcaagaaagaatttttttggcTTGAGCACCCACAATCATGAAATCCTGGATCTGTCACTGTATGGATTATTTCAAGAGAGGTAGAAGTAGGTCAAAGAATTATTGaagagaggtgattagacatgaCATGGTGCAACGTCAACTTATCGAGGACATGATCTTAGATAGGAGGTTATGAAAGGCACCTATTATGATAGGAGGTTAGTTAGTTGAGTGTTGTCTAGCTATCTTC
This genomic stretch from Solanum stenotomum isolate F172 chromosome 10, ASM1918654v1, whole genome shotgun sequence harbors:
- the LOC125842880 gene encoding uncharacterized protein LOC125842880 yields the protein MVNAQDMWEKLLVMWAWGSSSNAYSMWDRTGSGIRKEAREVLGVSGSSSGWHQGDRWRNGEVHKNVEAKKISFAKLVEIKDNEENRTNGVRYKLVKKEAKLAVTTAKTIAYDCMYVELKGKGRDKNLNILTKVREKRARD